One Pyrus communis chromosome 13, drPyrComm1.1, whole genome shotgun sequence genomic window carries:
- the LOC137713868 gene encoding non-specific phospholipase C6-like, translating into MGASKTKTLPHFPSFRFIFSLFLTLSGTFLPTHFCSAQRKQPIKTVVVLVMENRSFDHMLGWMKKSVNPAINGVTGKECNPVSTKPDEPTKSICFSDDAEFVDPDPGHSFEAVEQQVFGSGPLPSMTGFVEQALSMSPNLSETVMKGFRPESVPVYAALVREFAVFDRWFSSIPGPTQPNRLFVYSATSHGSTSHVKKQLASGYPQKTIFDSVHENGLDFGVYFQTTPTTMFYRNMRKLKYTFKFHQYDLKFKKDARKGKLPNLTVIEPRYFDLKGMPANDDHPSHDVANGQRLVKDVYETLRASPQWNETLLVITYDEHGGFFDHVQTPYVNVPNPDGNSGPAPYFFKFDRLGVRVPTIMVSPWIKKGTVMSGPQGPTPNSEFEHSSIPATIKKIFNLNSNFLTHRDAWAGTFEQVVGQLSSPRTDCPVTLPDVVPLRKTEAKEDGNLSEFQGEVVQLAAVLNGDHFLSSYPDEMSTKMSVREAHEYVKGAVSRFIRASKEAINLGADESAIVDMRSSLTTRSSNIRN; encoded by the exons aTGGGAGCTTCAAAGACCAAAACTTTACCACATTTTCCATCATTTCGCTTCATTTTCTCACTTTTCCTCACACTTTCCGGCACTTTCCTCCCAACCCATTTCTGCTCAGCTCAGCGGAAGCAACCCATCAAAACTGTCGTCGTTTTGGTCATGGAAAACCGCTCCTTCGACCACATGCTGGGTTGGATGAAGAAATCCGTCAACCCAGCCATCAACGGCGTCACTGGCAAAGAATGTAACCCGGTCTCCACCAAACCCGATGAGCCGACAAAATCCATCTGCTTCTCCGACGACGCCGAGTTCGTGGATCCGGATCCGGGTCACTCATTCGAAGCGGTTGAGCAGCAGGTTTTCGGGTCGGGTCCCCTCCCGTCAATGACCGGGTTCGTGGAACAAGCATTGTCAATGTCCCCAAACCTCTCTGAAACCGTCATGAAAGGCTTCAGACCGGAATCCGTCCCGGTCTACGCGGCCCTGGTCCGCGAATTCGCGGTGTTCGATCGATGGTTCTCTTCAATTCCCGGTCCGACCCAACCGAACCGGCTGTTCGTCTACTCCGCAACTTCCCACGGCTCGACCAGCCACGTCAAGAAACAATTAGCTTCCGGGTACCCACAAAAAACAATCTTCGATTCGGTCCATGAAAACGGGTTGGATTTCGGGGTGTACTTCCAGACCACCCCGACAACAATGTTCTACCGAAACATGCGGAAACTGAAGTACACTTTCAAGTTCCACCAGTACGATTTGAAGTTTAAGAAAGATGCTCGAAAGGGGAAGCTCCCGAACTTGACGGTAATCGAACCGCGTTACTTCGACCTCAAGGGGATGCCGGCGAACGACGACCACCCGTCGCATGATGTCGCCAATGGTCAGAGGTTGGTTAAGGATGTTTATGAGACATTGAGGGCGAGTCCTCAGTGGAATGAGACGCTTTTGGTGATTACGTACGACGAGCATGGCGGGTTTTTCGATCACGTCCAGACTCCGTATGTTAATGTTCCGAACCCGGATGGGAATAGCGGTCCGGCtccttatttttttaagtttgatcGGCTCGGAGTTCGGGTGCCGACGATTATGGTGTCGCCGTGGATTAAGAAGGGGACTG TGATGAGCGGTCCTCAAGGACCTACACCGAACTCCGAGTTCGAGCACTCCTCGATCCCGGCCACCATAAAGAAAATCTTCAACCTCAACTCTAACTTCTTAACTCACAGAGACGCATGGGCGGGGACGTTCGAGCAAGTTGTTGGGCAATTATCTTCTCCCAGGACTGACTGCCCAG TGACCTTGCCGGACGTAGTGCCTTTGAGGAAAACTGAGGCCAAGGAAGACGGTAATTTATCGGAGTTTCAGGGCGAGGTAGTGCAGTTAGCGGCTGTACTCAACGGCGACCACTTCTTGAGCAGCTACCCGGACGAAATGAGCACGAAGATGAGTGTGAGGGAAGCTCATGAGTATGTCAAAGGTGCAGTTTCAAGGTTCATTAGAGCAAGCAAAGAGGCTATAAATTTGGGAGCAGATGAGTCAGCAATTGTTGATATGAGATCTTCCCTCACAACTAGGTCATCAAATATTAGAAATTAA
- the LOC137712535 gene encoding protein NUCLEAR FUSION DEFECTIVE 4-like, translated as MVQLHGKFKAFVNSRWLVFVCAMWIQSFAGIGYLFGSISPVIKSTMGYSQREVAILGVAKDWGDAVGFVAGSLSEILPTWGILVIGAVLNFVGYGMLWLIVSQRLPALPLWVLCICIFVGTNGETFFNTAALISCVQNFPKSRGPIVGILKGYAGLSGAILTQIYAMINSPNESSMLFMIAVGPSMVAIALMFIVRPVGGHKQVRPSDNSSFLFTYSICLVLAAYMLGVLLLEDLVNISQPLITLFAVILIILILLPIVIPVILVFFSDPTHSMQESLLVESQGEEAGKSEEDKTEVIFSEVESEVEDDKSLEVNSLSVSERQKRIAQLQAKLLHAAADGAVRVKRRKGPRRGENFTLMQALVKADFWLIVFSLFLAAGSGLTIIDNLGQITQSLGYNDSSIYVSMISIWNFLGRVGGGYFSEIIIRDYAYPRPVAMAVVQVIMAFGLFYYAMGFPGQIYVTTVLVGLGYGAHWAILPAAASELFGLKSFGALYNFLTMANPAGSLIFSEVIASGIYDHYAKEQATLRHQISGSMLIKPLRDEDSLTCVGTICYSITCGILSGLCIVACVLSLIVVYRTRRVYTQLYGSST; from the exons ATGGTCCAACTCCATGGGAAGTTCAAGGCCTTCGTCAACAGCAGATGGCTGGTGTTTGTGTGTGCAATGTGGATCCAATCCTTTGCAGGAATAGGGTACCTGTTTGGGAGCATATCACCTGTGATCAAGTCCACCATGGGCTACAGCCAGAGAGAGGTGGCGATTCTTGGAGTGGCCAAGGACTGGGGGGATGCTGTAGGGTTTGTGGCTGGAAGCCTGTCTGAAATATTGCCCACCTGGGGCATTTTGGTCATTGGAGCAGTCCTCAACTTTGTTGGTTATGGCATGCTTTGGCTTATTGTCTCTCAGAGATTGCCTGCTTTGCCTCTCTGGGTG CTCTGCATTTGTATATTTGTGGGAACAAACGGAGAGACGTTCTTCAACACAGCAGCATTGATATCATGTGTGCAGAACTTCCCCAAAAGCCGGGGTCCTATAGTCGGGATCCTAAAAGGCTACGCCGGTCTGAGTGGCGCGATATTGACTCAGATTTACGCAATGATCAACTCCCCTAATGAATCATCGATGCTTTTTATGATTGCAGTCGGCCCATCAATGGTTGCCATTGCTCTGATGTTCATTGTTAGGCCTGTGGGAGGCCACAAGCAAGTCAGGCCATCTGACAATTCAAGCTTCCTATTTACTTACAGCATTTGCCTTGTTCTGGCAGCTTACATGTTGGGAGTTTTGCTCCTCGAGGATTTAGTCAACATAAGTCAACCTTTGATCACATTGTTTGCAGTTATCCTAATCATTCTCATTCTGCTTCCAATTGTGATCCCTGTCATACTGGTTTTCTTTTCCGACCCAACACATTCGATGCAGGAGAGCCTTCTCGTTGAATCGCAGGGTGAAGAAGCTGGAAAATCTGAGGAGGACAAGACTGAGGTCATTTTTAGTGAGGTGGAGAGTGAGGTGGAGGATGATAAGTCCCTGGAAGTGAACTCACTTTCAGTGTCCGAAAGACAGAAGAGAATTGCTCAGCTGCAGGCTAAGCTGTTACATGCAGCTGCGGATGGAGCAGTGAGGGTTAAGAGGCGAAAAGGCCCTCGTAGAGGAGAGAATTTCACCTTGATGCAGGCATTGGTAAAGGCAGATTTTTGGCTCATAGTATTTTCCTTATTTCTGGCTGCTGGATCCGGCTTGACAATTATTGACAACTTAGGTCAGATAACTCAGTCACTTGGTTACAATGATTCGAGTATTTATGTTTCCATGATCAGCATTTGGAACTTTCTTGGACGCGTTGGGGGTGGTTACTTCTCTGAGATTATAATAAG AGATTATGCTTACCCTAGACCCGTGGCAATGGCGGTAGTTCAGGTCATCATGGCATTCGGGCTTTTCTACTATGCCATGGGATTTCCAGGGCAGATTTATGTGACAACTGTGCTGGTAGGACTTGGTTATGGTGCTCACTGGGCAATTTTGCCAGCTGCAGCCTCGGAGCTCTTCGGGTTGAAGAGTTTTGGGGCCTTGTACAATTTTCTTACAATGGCAAATCCCGCTGGTTCTCTTATATTCTCAGAAGTGATTGCTAGTGGAATATACGATCACTACGCGAAGGAACAAGCCACGCTCAGACACCAAATTTCAGGTTCAATGCTCATAAAACCCCTCCGCGATGAGGACTCACTCACTTGTGTTGGCACTATATGCTATTCCATCACATGTGGAATACTCTCAGGACTCTGCATTGttgcatgtgttttaagtttaatCGTTGTTTACCGGACTAGGAGGGTTTATACGCAGCTCTATGGATCGAGCACTTGA
- the LOC137713454 gene encoding uncharacterized protein, translating into MECNKDEALRAKEFAELKFTERDVSGALRFALKAQTLYPELDGLPQLLTTLHVHTSAQKGTNGETDYYKVLSAEPLADKDTIRKKYKRLALSLHPDKNKSVGADAAFQIVNEAWTLLSDKDKRFLYDQRRSLGYMLERVPDGNFSAATSQNGFHTSSSYNHSNGRDQWSATYTDHVTAMSQNGFHTFSNCNHPNGRDQRSASYHIRATSQNGLYTSSDYNHSNGRDQKSATHTEHVTAMSQNDFHTSSYYHHSNRRDQRSATHSNSIKPPSPPKPTFWTLCSSCKMQFEYLWTYLNQYLLCHNCHQRFLASETPAPKMPNGRSTPWVSYFQRKGSRQHNRTMNTCAPGSSQTATINVKLAGNSGVDTSTKKFPAGKFFKRASFESGQLRGSCAGQTASDVRPGFGELKRGHEEVVLNKEAHKWNHEACKKTDAALASGSLGAASSSVPKERPKKKRHLSRQEMGTQMGIANGGVAMKSVFGLYKGSVGTGRFDVAAVDSVLIEMAKKEISQKLKVWKEAAAPKTSFTSKNADNNQVKEKQKEEAGLRGVKISVAGCRAFVNPKKSSLANSHVDADVKEANTVAMTVPDPDFHDFDKDRTKKSFGSNQVWAVYDEDDGMPRYYAMVHSVISLKPFKLSMSWLNSKSNIEIAPLDWIACGFSKTSGELRIGKHVVYKNLPSFSHKVVRWRKGKRGVVCIYPTKGEVWALYRNWSAVWNEHTPDDVIHKYDMVQLLNDYNEEQGLTIVPLVKVAGFKTVFRQHSDQSKIVKIPREELFRFSHQVPSITLTGHEGPNVPKGCFELDPAATPSELLQVESEEHEDDMEVTGGGCNGEDPVGLLKSTKEEAVVDNGKVTTETSLIEEAEKKDLQDMMKREEEPQGPKLLVYSRKRFRKYKKKGADC; encoded by the coding sequence ATGGAATGTAATAAAGACGAGGCCCTCAGGGCGAAAGAGTTCGCAGAGTTGAAGTTTACAGAGCGTGATGTCTCTGGGGCTCTAAGATTTGCTTTAAAGGCCCAAACCTTGTATCCCGAGCTTGATGGTCTTCCTCAACTTTTGACAACTCTTCATGTTCACACCTCTGCTCAGAAGGGAACAAATGGGGAGACCGATTACTACAAGGTCCTCAGTGCGGAACCGTTGGCTGACAAGGACACAATCCGAAAGAAATACAAGAGACTGGCACTCTCTCTCCACCCAGATAAAAATAAATCTGTAGGCGCAGACGCTGCTTTCCAAATTGTTAATGAAGCCTGGACTTTGTTGTCCGATAAAGACAAGAGATTTCTTTATGACCAGAGGCGGAGCTTAGGATACATGCTTGAAAGAGTTCCAGATGGCAACTTTTCTGCAGCAACTAGTCAGAATGGTTTTCATACCTCCTCCAGCTATAATCATTCAAACGGAAGGGATCAGTGGAGTGCAACCTATACCGACCATGTTACTGCAATGAGTCAGAATGGTTTCCATACCTTCTCCAACTGTAATCATCCAAACGGAAGGGATCAGAGGAGTGCTTCTTACCATATTAGAGCAACAAGTCAGAATGGTTTATATACCTCCTCCGACTACAATCATTCAAACGGAAGGGATCAGAAGAGTGCTACTCATACTGAGCATGTCACTGCAATGAGTCAGAATGATTTCCATACCTCCTCATACTATCATCATTCAAACCGAAGGGATCAGAGAAGTGCTACTCATTCCAATTCTATTAAACCTCCTTCTCCACCAAAACCAACATTTTGGACTCTGTGCAGTAGTTGCAAGATGCAATTTGAGTATCTTTGGACTTATCTGAACCAATACCTTCTGTGTCACAACTGCCATCAGCGCTTTTTAGCTTCTGAGACACCAGCCCCCAAAATGCCCAATGGTAGATCAACTCCATGGGTTTCCTACTTTCAGCGAAAGGGTTCTAGGCAGCATAACAGGACCATGAATACATGTGCTCCAGGAAGTTCACAGACTGCTACCATTAATGTGAAGTTAGCAGGAAATTCTGGAGTtgacacatcaacaaaaaaatttccgGCAGGAAAATTCTTCAAACGGGCAAGTTTTGAAAGTGGGCAATTACGAGGTTCCTGTGCTGGTCAAACTGCAAGTGACGTTCGCCCAGGATTTGGGGAACTGAAGAGAGGGCATGAAGAGGTGGTTCTAAATAAGGAGGCGCATAAGTGGAATCATGAAGCTTGTAAGAAAACAGATGCTGCCTTAGCATCTGGGTCTCTTGGCGCTGCTTCCAGTTCCGTACCCAAAGAGAGGCCTAAAAAGAAAAGGCATCTGAGCAGGCAAGAGATGGGAACTCAAATGGGAATAGCAAATGGAGGAGTTGCTATGAAAAGTGTATTCGGACTGTACAAGGGTAGTGTTGGTACAGGAAGGTTTGATGTAGCTGCAGTGGATAGTGTCTTGATAGAAATGGCTAAGAAGGAAATTTCCCAGAAGCTTAAAGTGTGGAAGGAGGCTGCTGCACCGAAGACTTCATTTACATCAAAAAATGCAGATAATAACCAGGTGAAAGAGAAGCAAAAGGAAGAAGCTGGCCTGCGTGGTGTAAAAATTAGTGTTGCAGGATGTAGGGCATTTGTGAATCCCAAGAAGTCTTCCCTTGCTAATTCTCATGTTGACGCTGATGTCAAGGAAGCTAATACAGTGGCAATGACTGTTCCAGACCCTGATTTTCATGATTTCGACAAGGATCGTACAAAAAAGTCATTTGGTAGCAATCAGGTTTGGGCTGTctatgatgaagatgatggcATGCCCCGTTATTATGCCATGGTTCACAGTGTGATATCATTGAAACCATTCAAACTTAGCATGAGTTGGCTAAATTCGAAAAGTAACATCGAAATTGCTCCACTAGATTGGATTGCTTGTGGTTTTTCTAAGACTAGCGGGGAACTTCGGATAGGGAAGCATGTAGTCTATAAGAATCTTCCTTCTTTCTCACACAAGGTGGTTAGGTGGAGAAAAGGCAAAAGAGGAGTTGTCTGCATATATCCAACAAAAGGAGAAGTGTGGGCACTATATAGGAACTGGTCTGCTGTTTGGAACGAGCATACCCCAGATGACGTTATTCACAAATATGATATGGTGCAACTGCTTAATGATTACAACGAGGAGCAAGGTCTGACAATTGTCCCACTGGTTAAAGTAGCTGGTTTCAAAACAGTGTTCCGCCAACATTCGGACCAAAGTAAAATCGTGAAAATTCCAAGGGAAGAACTCTTTCGTTTCTCTCACCAGGTCCCTTCTATCACGCTCACCGGTCATGAAGGTCCCAATGTTCCGAAAGGATGCTTTGAGCTTGATCCGGCAGCTACTCCGTCGGAACTGCTTCAGGTGGAATCAGAAGAACATGAAGATGACATGGAGGTGACAGGTGGAGGATGTAATGGTGAAGACCCAGTGGGATTGTTGAAGAGCACCAAGGAAGAGGCTGTGGTGGATAATGGCAAAGTAACTACAGAAACGAGCTTGATAGAAGAGGCTGAGAAAAAAGATTTGCAAGACATGATGAAGAGGGAGGAGGAACCCCAAGGGCCGAAGTTGCTAGTGTATAGTCGGAAACGTTTCAGGAAATACAAAAAGAAGGGTGCTGACTGCTAA
- the LOC137712820 gene encoding nuclear transcription factor Y subunit C-1-like, protein MDPNPNTATAAAAPTQQQPQAQSSPYPATQSSVPAPPFHHLLQQQQQQLQMFWTFQRQEIESVNDFKNHQLPLARIKKIMKADEDVRMISAEAPVLFAKACELFILELTIRSWLHAEENKRRTLQKNDIAAAITRTDIFDFLVDIVPRDEIKEEAVGLGGMVGATASGMPYFYPPMGQPAGGAGGMMIGRPAVDPTGVYGVQPPSQAWQSVWQTAADDGSYGSGGSSGQGNLDGQS, encoded by the coding sequence ATGGACCCCAACCCCAACACtgccaccgccgccgccgcccCCACCCAGCAGCAACCGCAAGCCCAATCCTCCCCCTACCCAGCAACCCAATCCTCCGTCCCCGCCCCCCCATTCCACCACCTCctccagcagcagcagcagcagctccaGATGTTCTGGACCTTCCAGCGCCAGGAGATTGAGAGCGTCAACGACTTCAAGAACCACCAGCTCCCCCTCGCCCGCATCAAGAAGATCATGAAGGCCGACGAGGACGTCCGTATGATCTCCGCCGAGGCCCCCGTACTCTTCGCCAAGGCCTGCGAGCTCTTCATCCTCGAGCTCACCATCCGCTCATGGCTCCACGCCGAGGAGAACAAGCGCCGGACTCTCCAGAAAAACGACATTGCCGCCGCCATTACCCGCACCGATATATTCGATTTCTTGGTGGATATTGTGCCCCGCGACGAGATCAAGGAGGAGGCGGTGGGTCTCGGAGGTATGGTCGGGGCGACGGCGAGTGGGATGCCGTATTTCTATCCGCCGATGGGTCAGCCGGCTGGTGGCGCCGGGGGGATGATGATTGGGAGGCCTGCGGTGGACCCCACTGGGGTTTACGGCGTGCAGCCTCCGTCGCAGGCGTGGCAGTCTGTGTGGCAGACTGCGGCGGATGATGGGTCGTACGGGAGTGGAGGGAGCAGTGGGCAGGGCAACCTTGATGGTCAAAG